Proteins co-encoded in one Theileria equi strain WA chromosome 3, complete sequence genomic window:
- a CDS encoding hypothetical protein (encoded by transcript BEWA_002040A), whose product MPRTSGFTEAELAAFEWSKNQKRVEKPQYRKGYGSRRRSFSETSQSDSDSSADYAAIRGSRHRHERGSRRYRSRSRSGGHMRSKTRRRRSRSSSRSSSRGSRSRGHRLFSRYRSTSSSTPRDPYNPLKLAHRMDRGNVRGRRQGNSDRDRRSPERSQDERYTESHVEKDDGKWKHDLYESDGERAAYEADLRAQKQNTGYVVDTRKGAWRSRAGGVYLSPKEEVDEDLYENRKRSSGRSSPSYGRD is encoded by the exons ATGCCAAGGACAAGCGGCTTTACGGAGGCTGAATTG GCAGCGTTCGAGTGGTCAAAGAACCAGAAAAGGGTGGAAAAACCGCAATATCGCAAGGGTTACGGCTCCAGGAGGAG GTCATTTAGTGAGACGTCGCAAAGTGACTCGGATTCCTCCGCGGATTACGCGGCAATTAGGGGCTCCAGGCACAGGCATGAAAGGGGAAGTAGACGCTATAGGTCAAGATCTAGGAGCGGAGGCCATATGAGGTCGAAAACTCGCAGGAGACGGTCCCGTTCTTCCTCCAG GAGCAGTTCCAGAGGCTCTCGTTCGAGGGGTCATAGACTTTTTTCCAGGTACCGTAGTACATCTTCCTCCACTCCAAGGGACCCTTATAATCCGCTAAAACTCGCCCACAGGATGGATAGAGGGAATGTGCGTGGTAGGAGGCAAGGAAATAGTGACAGGGATCGCCGTTCTCCAGAAAGAAGCCAAGATGAGAGATACACAGAATCGCATGTTGAGAAGGATGACGGTAAATGGAAACATGATTTATACGAGAGCGATGGCGAGAGAGCAGCATATGAAGCAGATTTGAGGGCTCAAAAGCAGAACACAGGATACGTTGTTGATACCAGAAAAGGTGCCTGGCGCTCTAGAGCTGGAGGCGTCTACCTATCCCCAAAGGAGGAGGTTGATGAAGATTTGTATGAGAATCGCAAGAGAAGTAGCGGTAGGTCATCTCCCAGTTATGGCCGAGATTGA